The following are encoded together in the Halomonas halophila genome:
- a CDS encoding class I SAM-dependent methyltransferase codes for MSSPSDYVAFWNDTLADKFNRYQHILMNGLSYHSRVALEELELSPGSRVLDVGCGWGDTAIQLARMTGPEGEVLGIDCVDAFLEDARRRAEEAGVRNVRFEAADVEHYAFAAHFDLCFSRFGMMFFEHPVPAMRNVFQALKPGGELVFIVWRDIADNPWLGLPKEVVLDFLPPPGDNARSCGPGPFSMADPDTVRQQLEIAGFTDIGFGRNDGPVEVGDSVEEAVRFQLALGPAGEVFREAGEEAERQRPDIEAALRKALTPFEQGGRIVMGSSSWTIVARKSHG; via the coding sequence ATGTCCTCGCCCAGCGACTACGTCGCCTTCTGGAACGATACGCTGGCCGACAAGTTCAACCGCTACCAGCACATCCTGATGAATGGCCTCAGCTACCACAGCCGGGTGGCCCTCGAGGAGCTGGAGCTGTCCCCCGGCTCGCGCGTTCTCGACGTGGGTTGCGGCTGGGGCGATACCGCCATTCAGCTTGCGCGAATGACCGGCCCCGAGGGCGAGGTGCTGGGCATCGACTGCGTCGACGCCTTTCTCGAGGACGCACGGCGTCGCGCCGAGGAAGCCGGTGTTCGCAACGTGCGCTTCGAGGCCGCCGACGTCGAGCACTACGCCTTCGCCGCGCACTTCGACCTGTGCTTCTCGCGCTTCGGCATGATGTTCTTCGAGCATCCGGTCCCCGCCATGCGCAACGTCTTCCAGGCCCTGAAGCCCGGCGGGGAGCTGGTGTTCATCGTCTGGCGCGATATCGCCGACAATCCCTGGTTGGGGCTGCCGAAGGAGGTGGTGCTCGACTTCCTGCCGCCTCCCGGTGACAACGCGCGCAGCTGTGGCCCCGGGCCCTTCTCGATGGCCGATCCCGACACGGTCCGCCAGCAGCTCGAGATCGCCGGCTTTACCGACATCGGTTTCGGCCGCAACGACGGCCCGGTCGAGGTGGGCGACTCGGTGGAGGAGGCGGTGCGTTTCCAGCTGGCGCTGGGTCCGGCGGGAGAGGTGTTCCGCGAGGCCGGCGAGGAGGCCGAGCGGCAGCGTCCCGACATCGAGGCGGCGCTGCGCAAGGCGCTGACGCCCTTCGAGCAGGGCGGCAGGATCGTGATGGGGTCGAGTTCCTGGACGATCGTCGCCCGCAAGTCCCACGGCTGA